The segment cttatatttctttcacataatatatatatatatatatatatatcataaaaattaccatcaaatcagttttacttatttattattttgtttttaatgaaaatacactttttaaataatttaatttaaaataaaattgtatattaattttttgtattctaacaatttgattgatttaattaatttgctttggtggataacgtaaaaagttttcatatgaatcggaaaaagcaagcttatgtcgttatattatatttatttgtgtatatggaatctataaataatgctagtgtaataaagaaagaacattattttttgtaacttcaaaaagatatattattacaatttgaaattattgaaaattgaataaaatggtaattaaataaatctaattgtttttcttATCTTGTTATTGTTTTCTAATtgaaatttgttgtgttattgttttgtctataaattacaaaatttattgaattgatatatttaattattgcacccttaaataatattttattaagacattagagaactatgttttgagttgttttgtcaaaattgtacaaaaatctatgttttttcatatttgtcacaaaaatttatatgttaaacttacttttacaaaattcttaagtttgtcacgaaaataaaaatctgtgttttttcatatttgtcaatgttctcacactttcaaagaatatattagctcacttacttattttttttacaaaacaaagtatcggagtcttgaaagttgaatccatattattgtaaatgtacataagagtttgtgattacatatttagtgattcttgtatatgtgtccaagaaagtttcaatggcttagtggtatctgtcatatatttatgtcatactaacccgggttcgatcatATACTTTgcattattttttcattttttacgaaaaaataaatgagatgacgtggcaacttcggaTTTTCTGATTAGACgattttttgtgcctacgtggacactctaagaggagcttatatcccctttttagtatagtatagattacattatgatatacatatattcTCCTAACATGTGGCATTACTGTAAACAGTTATATTGACACCACATTAGAGATTTTATGTCTCTATTAATCTGAACAAATATCTATTAGTCTGAAAAAAAAGTTGAGGgcttatttattttagatctgGACATTGTAACTTAAACCGAGATCCCAACTGAACATGGACAGAAGAATTTGAATCCATACTCAGTCCGGTATATAAATAtcctaatatattttgtaagcTAGTATTTCAGATTATATGTATTATCCGAACCCAAAACATTTTGGAAAtccggaaaaaaaaactttaaaactcaAAATTTGAACAATGGCCGGGAGTATCACCCAAGGCGGTAAGGACTATATGTGCATTGTCATATAGCAAGCAAGAAATTTGTCATTCTTTTAACTGGTTTTTAACAATCCagttttgtccaaaaaaaaaaacaatccagTTAATCATATTATCTGGACACCAAGAAAAAACATCAGTTCCTCAATGACCAAGTTttctacccaaaaaaaaacatgtcccAATCCAACAGAGAAACAAATGTTCGTTCTCTTTGAGTTCcaacaatgttttttttaatgcaacCCAACAAGACCAAATGACAAGTCAGCAAGATTTCGTctctcaagaaaaaaaaaatatcttaagaaaaaagaaaaaagaaaaaaaaagagacaaccAAACATTGCGGCACATTGCACATTGCTCAATGGAGAAGAAATACAAGTCAGACATGAGGATAGGTTAGATCCAAAGTAGTTGAACGTTGAACAACATCCTTTTAATTTAcgtttaataaataaataaataaaaactcgaaaacaaaattaaaaaaaaaaaggaagaaaagatCATTTCGAAAtagcagagaaaaaaaaacgggAATGGATCCAAAAGATTCTCGCTTCTCGACTCAAATCTCTCATTTGGCTCTCGACATCGGAGGTTAATTTCTCAAACCTTTAGATCCGATTCTGCTCTGGGGCTCGTCGTCTCGATTGATCCGGAAAATTGATTTTCTATCGCAGGGACTTTGATAAAGCTTGTCTATTTCTCTCCTAATGGAGACAATTGCGAAGACGGAAGCATCGTCGTTGGTAATAATGGTTGCTCGGCCGTGCAAGGGAGGCTTTGTTTCGCCAAGTTTGAGACCAGAAAAATTGATGATTGCTTAGATTTTATTCGATTGAACATTCTTCAACATTCCGGTTAGTGTTGTtgaatcagatttttttttaatgtgtaaTTCATAAGCTTTCttgctttttattttattttggagtaATGATTAGTGTGAAACACATGTTGCTTGTAAGAACCAGATCATAAAACACCATTAGTAGTGTTCTTTCTCAATAATCACGCCTGTTTTAATTAGTTTGTCTTTGATGCTTTTCTTCTCTTAGAATTATAGTATTTTTAGGAAATGGAGGCAAAATAATGTCTTTTTCTATTATTGATTCCTTTTATTGTAACTATTCAGGTGTGCAGCATCCGAATGGCACAGAGCGCGATAAGCTTTCTGTTAAGGTAATAGATATCTGTTATCTAAAGCTGAGCAGTGAAGGAATGTTGGCGTTGAAGTTTATAGTAATGCTAATTGGTAATGATGTTCCAAAAGGCCACAGGTGGTGGAGCATTTAAGTTTGCTGATTTATTTAAGGAGAAACTTGGGATTGTCTTTGATAAGGAAGATGAGATGCATTCTCTTGTTTGTGGTGTCAATTTTCTCCTAAAGgttggatttttatttttctatctaATCATGATTATGCAATTGTTGCATAGCTACTAATCCATAACAGATAAGCTATTGTTGTATGCCGGCTTATACCTGAAGTATGAATCTGATATTGCAGACAGTGCCAAGGGAAGCATTTACCTATTTGGATGGACAAAAGGAGTTTGTCCAGATCGACCATAATGATTTGTATCCATATCTCCTTGTTAATATCGGCTCTGGCGTTAGCATGATCAAGGTTTTACTATGGTTTTGGCCTTTTCTCTGATCACTTTTTTAGCAAGTAGAGCAACAATGGTTCTTACTCTCAAGCTCGTTCTTTTGTAGGTCGATGGAGATGGAAAGTATGAGCGAATCAGTGGAACAAGCCTTGGTGGAGGCACATTTTTAGGTCTTGGAAAGCTTTTGACAAAATGCAAGAGGTAACTTTCTTTCTTATTCTAAACGTTATTCATGCAGTTTCCTACTTTCATGAGTATAACTAATATCATTAAGTTTCAGTTTTGATGAGCTGCTGGAGTTAAGCCACCAGGGTAATAACAGAGTAATTGACATGCTTGTTGGTGATATCTACGGTGGAACAGATTACTCAAAGGTAAACtgat is part of the Brassica rapa cultivar Chiifu-401-42 chromosome A09, CAAS_Brap_v3.01, whole genome shotgun sequence genome and harbors:
- the LOC103838510 gene encoding pantothenate kinase 1, whose translation is MDPKDSRFSTQISHLALDIGGTLIKLVYFSPNGDNCEDGSIVVGNNGCSAVQGRLCFAKFETRKIDDCLDFIRLNILQHSGVQHPNGTERDKLSVKATGGGAFKFADLFKEKLGIVFDKEDEMHSLVCGVNFLLKTVPREAFTYLDGQKEFVQIDHNDLYPYLLVNIGSGVSMIKVDGDGKYERISGTSLGGGTFLGLGKLLTKCKSFDELLELSHQGNNRVIDMLVGDIYGGTDYSKIGLSSTAIASSFGKAISDGKELEDYQPEDVARSLLRMISNNIGQIAYLNALRFGLKRIFFGGFFIRGLEYTMDTISVAVHFWSRGEAKAMFLRHEGFLGALGAFTSYKDQSHSTDLKPHHHTVERAVLKCSDDDSFRHTPVTANVNDGEAIECSINLV